The proteins below are encoded in one region of Micromonospora pisi:
- a CDS encoding benzaldehyde dehydrogenase encodes MTLLDPTTTWHGKIFSDGWVKADGGDAAVLEPATGAEIGRTGVAGPDDITRACARAAAAQRAWATTSFEERASVLRRAGQLWEEHATEIGDWVVRESGAIGPKAALETHVAAQECYEAAALPSRPLGEIIPSTSPRMSLARRVPAGVVGVIAPFNFPLILAIRSVAPALALGNAVVLKPDPRTAVSGGVAIARVFEEAGLPDGLLHVLPGGAATGESLVADPHVRVVSFTGSTTAGRAVGQLAARHLKRAHLELGGNSALIVLDDADLDLAVSAGAWGSFLHQGQICMTTGRHLVHESVAERYVAELAEHANRLPVGDPAREQVALGPIIDERQRDRVHALVTASVQDGATLAAGGTYEGLFYRPTVLAGVRPSTPAFREEVFGPVAPVISFADLDQAVALATDTEYGLSLGILSRDVMKALDLAERIPSGIVHINDQTVGDEAVVPFGGVGSSGTGARFGGAAANVDAFTETQWVTLQGTVTSYPF; translated from the coding sequence GTGACTCTGCTCGACCCCACCACCACCTGGCACGGCAAGATCTTCAGCGACGGCTGGGTCAAGGCCGACGGCGGCGACGCCGCCGTCCTGGAGCCGGCCACCGGCGCCGAGATCGGTCGCACCGGCGTCGCCGGACCGGACGACATCACCCGCGCCTGCGCCCGCGCCGCCGCCGCTCAGCGCGCCTGGGCCACGACCAGCTTCGAGGAACGGGCAAGCGTGCTGCGCCGCGCCGGCCAGCTATGGGAGGAACACGCCACCGAGATCGGCGACTGGGTGGTCCGCGAATCGGGCGCCATCGGACCGAAGGCCGCACTCGAAACGCACGTCGCGGCGCAGGAGTGCTACGAGGCGGCCGCTCTCCCGTCCCGTCCGCTCGGCGAGATCATCCCGTCCACGTCGCCTCGGATGAGCCTGGCCCGTCGGGTGCCGGCCGGCGTGGTCGGCGTCATCGCACCGTTCAACTTCCCACTGATCCTGGCCATCCGCTCGGTCGCACCGGCGCTGGCGCTCGGCAACGCGGTGGTACTCAAGCCCGACCCGCGTACGGCGGTCAGCGGCGGGGTCGCCATCGCCCGGGTCTTCGAGGAGGCCGGGCTCCCCGACGGTCTGCTGCATGTACTGCCCGGTGGGGCGGCGACCGGCGAGTCGCTCGTGGCCGACCCGCACGTACGCGTGGTGAGCTTCACCGGCTCGACCACGGCCGGTCGCGCCGTCGGCCAGCTGGCAGCCCGCCACCTCAAGCGGGCCCATCTCGAACTCGGTGGGAACTCGGCGCTGATCGTGCTCGACGACGCCGACCTGGACCTCGCGGTCTCGGCCGGCGCCTGGGGCTCGTTCCTGCACCAGGGACAGATCTGCATGACCACGGGGCGGCACCTGGTGCACGAGAGCGTGGCCGAACGGTACGTCGCCGAACTGGCCGAGCACGCCAACCGGCTCCCGGTCGGTGACCCGGCCCGGGAACAGGTGGCCCTCGGACCGATCATCGACGAGCGGCAGCGGGACAGAGTGCACGCCCTGGTAACGGCGAGCGTCCAGGACGGAGCGACGCTCGCCGCCGGCGGGACGTATGAGGGGCTGTTCTACCGGCCGACGGTGCTCGCCGGGGTCCGCCCCTCGACACCTGCGTTCCGCGAGGAGGTCTTCGGGCCGGTCGCACCGGTGATCAGCTTCGCCGACCTGGACCAGGCCGTGGCGCTCGCCACCGACACCGAGTACGGGCTCTCGCTCGGCATCCTCAGCCGGGACGTGATGAAGGCGCTCGACCTCGCCGAACGGATCCCCAGCGGGATCGTGCACATCAACGACCAGACGGTCGGCGACGAGGCCGTCGTCCCGTTCGGCGGGGTCGGCTCCTCCGGCACCGGCGCCCGCTTCGGTGGAGCCGCCGCGAACGTGGACGCGTTCACCGAGACCCAGTGGGTCACGCTCCAGGGCACCGTCACGAGCTACCCGTTCTGA
- a CDS encoding ABC transporter permease gives MSVTLRMARGAIAALLLPIVLFVLWWVGSADSESYYLPPLSEILSTFDDVWLRTSRLADDVLPSLVRLLAGFGLAVLLGVGLGVVIGSSRPVRAFCEPVLEFLRAIPPPVLVPVLMLFAGIGDSMKVLVVVSGCLWPILLNTVEGVRAVDEVLAETSRCYGITGPARLWHLVIRSASPQIVTGMRQGLSIGIILMVISEMFAASNGLGFTIIQFQRSFAVTEMWTGILLLGLLGFLLALGMRVFERRVLHWYFGLRQAQRGGSQ, from the coding sequence GTGAGCGTGACGCTGCGGATGGCACGAGGTGCAATCGCCGCGCTGCTACTGCCGATCGTCCTGTTCGTACTCTGGTGGGTCGGCTCCGCCGACAGCGAGAGCTACTACCTGCCGCCGCTGTCGGAGATCCTCAGCACCTTCGACGACGTCTGGTTGCGGACCAGCCGGCTCGCCGACGACGTACTGCCCAGCCTGGTCCGGCTGCTCGCCGGGTTCGGACTGGCCGTCCTGCTCGGCGTCGGACTCGGCGTGGTGATCGGGTCGTCGCGACCGGTCCGGGCGTTCTGCGAACCGGTACTGGAGTTCCTCCGGGCGATCCCGCCACCGGTGCTGGTTCCGGTGCTGATGCTCTTCGCCGGCATCGGCGACTCGATGAAGGTGCTGGTCGTCGTCTCCGGCTGCCTCTGGCCGATCCTGCTCAACACGGTCGAGGGCGTACGCGCGGTCGACGAGGTGCTCGCCGAGACGTCCCGCTGCTACGGCATCACCGGGCCGGCGCGGCTGTGGCACCTGGTGATCCGCTCGGCCAGCCCGCAGATCGTCACCGGCATGCGGCAAGGGCTCTCGATCGGCATCATCCTGATGGTCATCAGCGAGATGTTCGCCGCCAGCAACGGACTCGGCTTCACCATCATCCAGTTCCAGCGGTCGTTCGCGGTCACCGAGATGTGGACCGGCATCCTGCTGCTCGGCCTGCTCGGGTTCCTGCTCGCGCTCGGCATGCGGGTCTTCGAGCGGCGGGTCCTCCACTGGTACTTCGGGCTGCGTCAGGCCCAGCGAGGCGGGAGTCAATGA
- a CDS encoding ABC transporter permease, producing the protein MTAAPPVAPPAVATGAKVRPPLLRRLIAGNTLLGVLGFTSFLAVLETVPRIGLVSPEYLPPASEIAGELGRLLGEPTFWVAAGDTVRGWFLGLAIAVALGVVLGFTIGTIGVLREFTASTVEFLRPIPSVALIPLAVLLFGTDLRSVLLLVVYASFWQVLIQVLYGVQDVDPVARDTARTFGLGRLARIRYVTWPTALPYLLTGIRLAAAVALILAITAELIIGAPGLGNAIGTAQSGGAVAEMYALVVVTGLLGVAVNTLARLVERWVLAWHPSIRSEVAA; encoded by the coding sequence GTGACCGCAGCCCCACCGGTCGCACCGCCAGCCGTCGCCACCGGCGCGAAGGTCCGCCCCCCGCTGCTGCGCCGGCTGATCGCCGGCAACACGCTGCTCGGCGTACTCGGCTTCACCTCGTTCCTGGCCGTGCTGGAGACGGTCCCCCGGATCGGCCTGGTCTCCCCGGAATACCTCCCGCCGGCCAGCGAGATCGCCGGCGAACTGGGCCGACTACTCGGCGAACCGACCTTCTGGGTCGCCGCCGGGGACACCGTCCGAGGCTGGTTCCTCGGCCTCGCCATCGCGGTGGCGCTCGGGGTCGTCCTCGGCTTCACCATCGGCACGATCGGGGTGCTGCGTGAGTTCACCGCCTCCACCGTCGAGTTCCTCCGCCCGATCCCGTCGGTGGCGCTCATCCCGCTCGCCGTCCTGCTCTTCGGCACCGACCTGCGCTCGGTGCTGCTGCTCGTCGTCTACGCCTCGTTCTGGCAGGTGCTGATCCAGGTGCTCTACGGCGTCCAGGACGTCGACCCCGTGGCCCGGGACACCGCCCGTACGTTCGGGCTCGGCCGGCTGGCCCGGATCCGGTACGTCACCTGGCCCACCGCGCTGCCGTACCTGCTCACCGGGATCCGGCTCGCCGCCGCGGTGGCCCTGATCCTGGCGATCACGGCGGAACTCATCATCGGCGCGCCCGGCCTGGGCAACGCCATCGGTACGGCACAGTCCGGCGGCGCCGTCGCCGAGATGTACGCCCTGGTCGTCGTCACCGGACTGCTCGGAGTGGCGGTCAACACGCTGGCCCGGCTGGTGGAACGCTGGGTGCTCGCCTGGCACCCCTCGATCCGGAGCGAGGTGGCCGCGTGA
- the pcaG gene encoding protocatechuate 3,4-dioxygenase subunit alpha gives MTDHWPGSTPSQTVGPYLHLGLLWPDGPDVVPPGTPGEIWLRGQIFDGAGAPVVDALVESWQADPDGRFDHPDDPRGAVRPTVAGFRGFGRSATDATGAYAIRTVKPGPLPGPDGVTEAPHLDLSVFARGLLHRLVTRLYFPDEPAANATDPVLAGLDPARRPTLVARPAPDGFRFDIHLQGEHETVFFAV, from the coding sequence ATGACTGACCACTGGCCCGGGTCCACACCGTCGCAGACCGTCGGGCCGTACCTGCACCTCGGACTCCTCTGGCCGGACGGGCCGGATGTCGTACCGCCCGGCACACCCGGGGAGATCTGGCTGCGCGGCCAGATCTTCGATGGTGCCGGTGCCCCGGTGGTCGACGCGCTGGTGGAGAGTTGGCAGGCCGATCCGGACGGGCGCTTCGACCACCCGGACGATCCTCGGGGTGCCGTTCGTCCGACCGTCGCCGGCTTCCGTGGCTTCGGCCGCAGCGCCACCGACGCCACCGGCGCGTACGCGATCCGCACGGTCAAGCCGGGCCCGCTGCCCGGCCCGGACGGCGTCACCGAGGCCCCGCACCTGGACCTGTCGGTCTTCGCCCGTGGACTGCTGCACCGCCTGGTCACCCGGCTCTACTTCCCGGACGAGCCGGCGGCGAACGCGACCGACCCGGTGCTCGCCGGCCTCGATCCGGCCCGCCGCCCGACCCTGGTCGCCCGGCCCGCCCCGGACGGGTTCCGTTTCGACATCCATCTGCAGGGCGAGCATGAGACTGTCTTCTTCGCCGTCTGA
- the pcaC gene encoding 4-carboxymuconolactone decarboxylase, whose amino-acid sequence MDDRERYAAGMAVRRAVLGDAHVDRAVAGTDEFTEDFQDLITRYAWGEIWTRPGLDRRTRSCVTLAVLATLHHDEELAMHVRAALRNGLTREEILEVLLQVGVYAGVPAANRAFKVAQRTLQQEDG is encoded by the coding sequence ATGGACGACCGTGAGCGGTACGCCGCCGGCATGGCGGTACGCCGGGCGGTGCTCGGCGACGCGCATGTGGACCGGGCGGTCGCCGGCACCGACGAGTTCACCGAGGACTTCCAGGATCTGATCACCCGGTACGCGTGGGGAGAGATCTGGACCCGACCGGGACTGGACCGGCGTACCCGTAGCTGCGTCACGCTCGCGGTGCTGGCGACGTTGCACCACGACGAGGAGTTGGCCATGCACGTGCGAGCCGCGTTGCGCAACGGACTGACACGCGAGGAGATCCTCGAGGTGCTGCTCCAGGTCGGCGTCTACGCTGGCGTACCAGCGGCGAACCGGGCGTTCAAGGTCGCACAGCGGACTCTGCAGCAGGAGGATGGGTGA
- the pcaB gene encoding 3-carboxy-cis,cis-muconate cycloisomerase, producing MRLSSSPSEHQPSEHQPDDVPDRSGPGSPGTGRLFGGLFGAASVDAELTDRALLQALLDVERALVEAAAEEGVVPASAAEAIGRACDARRYDPAALGRAAEAAGNPVIPLVNALTAAVPADARPWVHIGATSQDVLDTALVLVVVRAEAVLRRDLDAAADAAARLAEAHRDTVMVARTLGQQASPTTFGLKAAGWLAILLDAGARLTTARRGLPVQLGGAAGTLAVFGPVGPAVADGMADRLGLATTRLPWHTRRQPLLDLSAALGALLTGTGKIALDVGLLAQSEVAEVAEGGGPGRGGSSAMPHKRNPVDSILVTAAARRGPHLVATMFSAAVQEHERAAGGWHAEWEPLLDLVRLAGGAVGRTRRMLDGLLVRPDRMRANLAATGGLVLAEAVAARLAGGLGRGAAHEAVARAADAARRAGSWLTFRDALLANPGVAAQLTEEELDRALDPHRWLGSAGVFVDRALAWHHEWRTDAGPDHARPADEVGAADDQPREVM from the coding sequence ATGAGACTGTCTTCTTCGCCGTCTGAGCACCAGCCGTCTGAGCACCAGCCGGACGATGTGCCGGACCGGTCCGGACCAGGATCGCCGGGAACGGGCCGGCTGTTCGGCGGCTTGTTCGGCGCCGCCTCGGTCGACGCCGAACTCACCGACCGGGCGTTGTTGCAGGCTTTGCTCGACGTGGAACGCGCCCTGGTCGAGGCGGCGGCCGAGGAGGGCGTGGTGCCGGCCTCCGCGGCCGAGGCGATCGGGCGGGCGTGTGACGCGCGGCGGTACGACCCGGCCGCGCTCGGTCGGGCCGCCGAGGCCGCCGGCAACCCCGTCATCCCGCTGGTCAACGCGCTCACCGCCGCCGTACCGGCCGACGCCCGTCCGTGGGTGCACATCGGCGCGACCAGCCAGGACGTGCTCGACACCGCGCTCGTGCTGGTGGTCGTCCGGGCCGAAGCGGTGCTGCGGCGGGACCTCGACGCGGCGGCGGACGCCGCTGCCCGGCTCGCCGAGGCGCACCGCGACACCGTGATGGTCGCGCGTACGCTCGGCCAGCAGGCGTCACCGACCACCTTCGGCCTCAAGGCGGCAGGTTGGCTGGCCATCCTGCTCGACGCCGGTGCCCGGTTGACCACCGCCAGACGCGGTCTGCCGGTGCAGCTCGGTGGCGCGGCCGGCACCCTGGCCGTGTTCGGCCCGGTCGGCCCGGCGGTCGCCGACGGGATGGCCGACCGGCTCGGCCTCGCCACGACCCGGCTGCCCTGGCACACCCGACGTCAGCCGCTGCTCGACCTGAGTGCCGCGCTCGGCGCGCTGCTGACCGGCACCGGCAAGATCGCGTTGGACGTGGGGCTGCTCGCCCAGTCCGAGGTGGCCGAGGTCGCCGAGGGTGGCGGGCCGGGCCGGGGCGGCTCGTCGGCGATGCCGCACAAACGGAACCCGGTCGACTCGATCCTGGTCACCGCGGCCGCCCGGCGCGGCCCGCACCTGGTCGCCACGATGTTCTCCGCCGCAGTTCAGGAGCACGAACGGGCGGCCGGCGGCTGGCACGCCGAATGGGAGCCGCTGCTCGACCTGGTCCGCCTCGCCGGTGGTGCCGTCGGTCGGACCCGAAGGATGCTCGACGGTCTGCTGGTCCGGCCGGATCGGATGCGGGCCAACCTCGCCGCGACCGGTGGGCTGGTGCTCGCCGAGGCGGTCGCCGCCCGTCTCGCGGGCGGGCTCGGTCGAGGTGCCGCGCACGAGGCGGTGGCCCGCGCCGCCGACGCGGCCAGACGCGCGGGCAGTTGGTTGACCTTCCGGGATGCGCTGCTCGCCAATCCGGGCGTCGCCGCCCAGTTGACCGAGGAGGAACTCGACCGGGCGCTCGACCCGCACCGGTGGCTCGGCTCCGCCGGGGTCTTCGTAGACCGTGCCCTGGCCTGGCACCACGAGTGGCGCACGGACGCCGGACCGGACCATGCTCGCCCGGCCGACGAGGTCGGCGCGGCCGACGACCAACCGAGGGAGGTTATGTGA
- a CDS encoding IclR family transcriptional regulator domain-containing protein: MTEATDTASRSPEFVQSLERGLAVIRAFDAVHPQLTLSEVARATGLTRAAARRFLLTLVELGYMRTDGRLFSLRPRILELGYAYLSSLSLPEVAQPHMEALVGQVHESCSMSVLDGDEVVYVARVPTKRIMAVAISVGTRFPAYATSMGRVLLAGQSAQWLTGYLDTAQLRPLTRRTITDPVKLRAALTRIASQGFALVDQELEEGLRSLAAPIHAEDGSVIAALNVSAHASRGSSEVIRKELLPPLLATARRIEEDLRGGGQPAR; this comes from the coding sequence GTGACCGAGGCGACCGACACCGCGTCGCGCAGTCCGGAGTTCGTCCAGTCACTGGAACGCGGGCTCGCGGTGATCCGCGCCTTCGACGCGGTCCACCCGCAGCTCACCCTCAGCGAGGTGGCCAGGGCGACCGGCCTGACCCGGGCCGCCGCCCGCCGCTTCCTGCTGACCCTGGTCGAGCTCGGCTACATGCGTACGGACGGGCGGCTCTTCTCGCTGCGTCCCCGGATCCTGGAGCTCGGCTATGCGTACCTGTCCAGCCTGAGCCTGCCGGAGGTGGCCCAGCCGCACATGGAGGCCCTGGTCGGGCAGGTGCACGAGTCCTGCTCGATGTCGGTGCTCGACGGCGACGAGGTGGTCTACGTGGCCAGGGTGCCGACCAAGCGGATCATGGCGGTGGCGATCAGCGTGGGAACCCGGTTCCCGGCGTACGCCACCTCGATGGGACGGGTGCTGCTCGCCGGCCAGTCGGCACAGTGGCTCACCGGCTACCTCGACACGGCGCAGTTGCGCCCGCTGACCCGCCGTACGATCACCGACCCGGTCAAGCTGCGTGCCGCGCTGACCCGGATCGCCAGCCAGGGATTCGCCCTGGTCGACCAGGAACTGGAAGAGGGGCTCCGGTCGCTCGCCGCGCCGATCCACGCCGAGGACGGTTCGGTGATCGCGGCGCTGAACGTGTCGGCGCACGCCAGCCGGGGCAGCTCCGAGGTGATCCGCAAGGAACTGCTACCGCCGCTGCTCGCCACCGCCCGGCGGATCGAGGAGGACCTGCGTGGCGGCGGCCAACCGGCCAGGTAG
- a CDS encoding CoA-transferase subunit beta has translation MSPGPGTEDRPEWTADEMMTVAASRQLRDGTACFVGIGLPSTAANLARATHAPNLVLIYESGCLGAKPDRLPLSIGDGILADTAESVVSVPEVFNYWLQPGRIDVGFLGAAQLDRLGNLNTTVIGGSYEDPKVRLPGAGGAPEIAASCREVVVVVRQTPRTFVDTVDFVTSVGYGRGPGDRERLGLRGGGPRLVITDLGVLEPDPDSLELTLTRLHPGATVAQARAATGWPLAVSDDLVTSDPPTDVELTALRALTATLGARA, from the coding sequence ATGAGTCCAGGGCCGGGCACCGAGGACCGTCCGGAGTGGACAGCTGACGAGATGATGACCGTGGCCGCGTCCCGGCAGTTGCGCGACGGCACCGCCTGCTTCGTCGGCATCGGTCTGCCGAGCACGGCGGCCAACCTGGCCCGCGCCACCCACGCACCCAACCTGGTGCTCATCTACGAGTCCGGCTGCCTCGGTGCCAAGCCCGACCGGCTGCCACTCTCGATCGGCGACGGCATCCTCGCCGACACCGCCGAATCGGTCGTCTCCGTCCCCGAGGTCTTCAACTACTGGCTCCAACCCGGCCGGATCGACGTCGGTTTCCTCGGTGCGGCCCAGCTCGACCGCCTGGGCAACCTGAACACCACCGTCATCGGCGGCAGCTACGAGGACCCCAAGGTGCGACTACCCGGGGCCGGCGGTGCCCCCGAGATCGCCGCCTCCTGCCGCGAGGTGGTGGTCGTGGTCCGGCAGACCCCGCGTACGTTTGTCGACACGGTCGACTTCGTCACCTCCGTCGGCTACGGCAGGGGACCCGGCGACCGGGAACGGCTCGGGCTGCGCGGCGGCGGTCCCCGCCTGGTCATCACCGACCTCGGCGTGCTGGAGCCCGACCCGGACAGCCTCGAGTTGACCCTGACCCGGCTGCACCCCGGCGCCACCGTCGCGCAGGCGCGCGCCGCCACCGGCTGGCCGCTGGCGGTCTCCGACGACCTCGTCACCAGCGATCCACCGACCGACGTCGAACTCACCGCGCTGCGCGCCCTCACCGCCACCCTCGGCGCTAGGGCATGA
- the pcaH gene encoding protocatechuate 3,4-dioxygenase subunit beta, whose translation MTNFTERGPTGLLLPRYRPDGDRTHPPLLSPEYGSTVLRAPSRPLALLPQRLTEITGPLLGADRLGPLDHDLTRQHEDEPLGQRIIVHGQVRDGDGRPVPGTLVEVWQPNAAGRYRHAVDNWPAPLDPNFTGVGRTLTDADGRYRFVTVQPGAYPWRNHLNAWRPAHIHFSLFGRAFTQRLVTQMYFPGDPLFFQDPIFNSIPDPAARQRLVSRYDHSVSEPEWALGYEFDLVLRGRESTPFEDGDDDDD comes from the coding sequence ATGACCAACTTCACGGAACGCGGCCCGACCGGGCTGCTGCTGCCGCGCTACCGCCCGGACGGCGACCGGACCCACCCGCCGCTGCTCAGTCCGGAGTACGGCTCGACCGTGCTGCGGGCCCCGAGCCGGCCCCTGGCGCTGCTCCCGCAGCGGCTGACCGAGATCACCGGGCCGCTGCTCGGCGCGGACCGGCTCGGACCGCTCGACCACGACCTGACCCGCCAGCACGAGGACGAACCCCTCGGCCAGCGGATCATCGTGCACGGCCAGGTACGCGACGGTGACGGCCGTCCGGTGCCGGGCACACTGGTCGAGGTCTGGCAGCCGAACGCGGCCGGCCGCTACCGGCACGCGGTCGACAACTGGCCGGCCCCGTTGGACCCGAACTTCACCGGGGTCGGGCGGACCCTCACCGACGCCGACGGGCGTTACCGGTTCGTCACCGTGCAGCCGGGCGCCTACCCGTGGCGCAACCACCTCAATGCCTGGCGACCGGCACACATCCACTTCTCGCTCTTCGGCCGGGCCTTCACCCAGCGCCTGGTCACCCAGATGTACTTCCCGGGCGACCCGCTCTTCTTCCAGGACCCGATCTTCAACTCGATCCCCGACCCGGCCGCCCGGCAGCGGTTGGTCTCCCGCTACGACCACAGTGTCTCCGAACCGGAGTGGGCCCTGGGGTACGAGTTCGACCTGGTCCTGCGCGGCCGGGAGAGCACACCCTTCGAGGACGGGGACGACGACGATGACTGA
- a CDS encoding ABC transporter ATP-binding protein, translated as MSTMSQARTGSDVLLDVRGVRKVYDGRGRSVEAVRDLTFAVDRGELVCVVGPSGAGKTTLLRCIAGLLAPTGGQVVLEGTPVAGPPPGMAVVFQEYGRSLFPWMTVRGNVELPLKQKGLPRARRRELVDSALAAVGLADVHQAHPWQLSGGMQQRVAIARAVAYEPHILLMDEPFAAVDAQTRADLEDLVRSLWQRLGVTILFVTHDIDEAVYLGQRVLVLSSSPTVVLDDVRIDLPAERDQLGTRSSSRFAELRAHVFGQIQRAKDEPRFQP; from the coding sequence ATGAGCACCATGAGCCAGGCGCGTACCGGGTCCGACGTGCTGCTCGACGTACGCGGCGTACGCAAGGTCTACGACGGTCGGGGCCGGTCGGTCGAGGCGGTCCGGGACCTGACCTTCGCGGTCGACCGGGGCGAACTGGTCTGCGTCGTCGGGCCGTCCGGCGCCGGCAAGACCACGCTGCTGCGCTGCATCGCCGGGCTGCTCGCCCCGACCGGCGGGCAGGTGGTGCTGGAAGGAACCCCGGTGGCCGGGCCGCCGCCAGGCATGGCCGTCGTCTTCCAGGAGTACGGTCGCAGTCTCTTCCCGTGGATGACCGTACGGGGCAACGTCGAACTGCCCCTGAAACAGAAGGGGCTGCCCCGGGCCCGGCGCCGCGAACTGGTCGACTCCGCGCTCGCCGCGGTCGGACTCGCCGACGTGCACCAGGCCCACCCGTGGCAGCTCTCCGGCGGCATGCAGCAGCGGGTGGCGATCGCCCGCGCGGTCGCGTACGAGCCGCACATCCTGCTGATGGACGAGCCGTTCGCGGCGGTGGACGCGCAGACCCGGGCCGATCTGGAGGACCTGGTCCGGTCGCTGTGGCAGCGACTCGGGGTGACCATTCTGTTCGTCACCCACGACATCGACGAGGCGGTCTACCTCGGCCAGCGGGTCCTGGTGCTCTCCAGTTCGCCGACCGTGGTCCTCGACGACGTACGGATCGACCTGCCGGCCGAACGCGACCAGCTCGGCACCCGCTCGTCGAGCCGCTTCGCCGAGTTGCGCGCGCACGTGTTCGGGCAGATCCAGCGGGCGAAGGACGAACCCCGCTTCCAACCCTGA
- the pcaD gene encoding 3-oxoadipate enol-lactonase yields the protein MTTRLHATVDGPDGAPVLVLGSSLGTTGQLWRPQLGALTERFRVIRYDHAGHGGSAPPSAPYTIAGLGADLLALLDDLGLRRVSYAGLSLGGMLGMWLAAYAPERVERLALLCTSALLGPPEGWRERAGTVRRDGTGAIADAVVGRWFTPAFAATRPEVVSTYRAMLTTTPAEGYAACCEAIGAMDLRPDLSRIVAPTLVVAGADDPATPVPHAEVIAGLIPGARLRLVESAAHLANVEQPETVTRLLLDHLAPDGGGDGRP from the coding sequence ATGACCACTCGACTGCACGCCACCGTCGACGGCCCGGACGGGGCGCCGGTGCTCGTGCTCGGCAGTTCACTGGGGACCACCGGGCAGTTGTGGCGCCCGCAGCTCGGCGCGCTGACCGAGCGGTTCCGGGTAATCCGTTACGACCACGCCGGACACGGCGGTTCGGCGCCGCCGTCGGCGCCGTACACGATCGCCGGTCTCGGGGCCGACCTGCTCGCCCTTCTCGACGACCTCGGCCTGCGGCGGGTGTCGTACGCGGGGCTCTCGCTCGGCGGCATGCTCGGCATGTGGCTGGCCGCGTACGCGCCGGAGCGGGTCGAGCGGTTGGCACTGCTCTGCACCTCGGCGCTGCTCGGCCCACCCGAGGGCTGGCGCGAGCGGGCCGGCACGGTGCGCCGGGACGGCACCGGGGCGATCGCCGACGCGGTGGTCGGCCGCTGGTTCACCCCGGCCTTCGCCGCGACCCGTCCCGAGGTGGTCTCCACCTACCGGGCGATGCTGACCACGACCCCGGCGGAGGGTTACGCCGCCTGCTGCGAGGCGATCGGGGCGATGGACCTGCGCCCGGACCTGTCCAGGATCGTGGCGCCGACGCTGGTCGTCGCCGGGGCGGACGACCCGGCGACCCCGGTGCCGCACGCCGAGGTGATCGCCGGTCTGATTCCCGGCGCCCGGCTCCGGCTGGTGGAGTCGGCGGCACACCTGGCCAACGTCGAGCAACCGGAGACGGTGACCCGGCTGCTGCTGGACCACCTGGCGCCGGACGGAGGTGGCGATGGACGACCGTGA
- a CDS encoding CoA transferase subunit A, whose translation MARIVSLADGIAELVSDGDVVALEGFTHLIPFAAGHEIIRQGRRDLTLVRMTPDVIYDQLIGMGCASHLVFSWGGNPGVGSLHRFRDAVQNSWPTRLELEEHSHAGMANRYVAGASGLPFAVLRGYTGTDLPRHTPNIKAISCPFTGELLTAVPALRPDVTVVHAQRADRAGNVQLWGITGVQKEAVLAAHRSLVTVEEVVDRLEPVPGQVILPSWVVTAVAEVPGGSHPSYAQGYSVRDNDFYVGWDEISRDRDTFRQWMERHVLEVGELE comes from the coding sequence ATGGCAAGGATCGTCTCGCTCGCGGACGGGATCGCGGAGCTGGTGAGCGACGGTGACGTGGTGGCCCTGGAGGGGTTCACCCATCTCATTCCGTTCGCCGCCGGACACGAGATCATCCGTCAGGGCCGACGCGATCTGACCCTGGTCCGGATGACCCCGGACGTCATCTACGACCAGCTGATCGGCATGGGCTGCGCCAGCCACCTGGTTTTCTCCTGGGGCGGCAACCCCGGCGTCGGCTCCCTGCACCGGTTCCGCGACGCGGTGCAGAACTCCTGGCCGACCCGGCTCGAACTGGAGGAACACAGCCACGCCGGAATGGCCAACCGGTACGTCGCCGGTGCGTCCGGCCTGCCGTTCGCCGTACTGCGCGGCTACACCGGCACCGACCTGCCCCGACACACCCCGAACATCAAGGCGATCAGCTGCCCGTTCACCGGGGAACTGCTGACCGCGGTGCCGGCCCTGCGGCCGGACGTGACCGTGGTGCACGCCCAGCGGGCCGACCGCGCCGGCAACGTCCAGCTCTGGGGCATCACCGGGGTCCAGAAGGAGGCGGTGCTCGCCGCGCACCGGTCCCTGGTCACCGTCGAGGAGGTGGTCGACCGGCTGGAGCCCGTACCGGGTCAGGTCATCCTCCCCTCCTGGGTGGTGACCGCGGTGGCCGAGGTGCCCGGCGGTTCCCACCCCTCGTACGCCCAGGGCTACTCGGTCCGGGACAACGACTTCTACGTCGGCTGGGACGAGATCAGTCGGGACCGGGACACCTTCCGCCAGTGGATGGAGCGACACGTGCTGGAAGTGGGGGAACTCGAATGA